In Comamonas sp. lk, the following proteins share a genomic window:
- the aceE gene encoding pyruvate dehydrogenase (acetyl-transferring), homodimeric type, with protein sequence MTAQTDPQGAGMPAGLDQQESREWMDALSAVIDREGADYAHKLIEDLLEHARQNSVDMPFSANTGYVNTIETDHEAKCPGNLEIEGRLRAYMRWNAMAMVVKANRVHPPEGGDLGGHIGSFASLANMFAAGFNHFWHAENENHGGDCLYIQGHVSPGIYARAYLEGRISEEQLLNFRQEVDGKGLSSYPHPKLMPDFWQFPTVSMGLGPLMAIYQARFLKYLHARGIANTENRKVWVFCGDGEMDEVESLGAIGLAARENLDNLVFVINCNLQRLDGPVRGNGKIIQELEGEFRGAGWNVIKLLWGKGWDELLAKDKDGVLKKIMMECNDGDYQAMKANDGAYVRKNFFGRDPRALKMVEHMSDDEIWNLRRGGHDSQKVYAAFAAANTHKGQPTVLLVKTVKGFGMGKVGEGKNNVHQTKKLSDEDIKAFRDRFNIPIPDSQIADIPFYKPADDTPEMKYLHERRKALGGYLPHRRQQADEQFTAPTLDTFKAILEPTPEGREISTTQAYVRFLTQLLRDKNIGPRVVPILVDEARTFGMEGLFRQVGIYNPHGQQYTPVDKDQVMYYREDKAGQILQEGINEAGGMSSWIAAATSYSHSNRVMIPFYVYYSMFGFQRIGDLAWAAGDLQARGFLLGGTSGRTTLNGEGLQHEDGHSHILANTIPNCVTYDPTFAHEVAVIMQDGLRRMVQNQENIFYYITLLNENYPMPGLAEGTEEQILKGMYMVKPGQKVPESGLRVQLLGSGTILRESFFAQELLEKDWGVAADVWSCPSFNELTREGQEADRFNMLHPLEAAKVPFVAQQLAAHPGPVVASTDYMKAYAEQIRPYMPKGRTYKVLGTDGFGRSDFRAKLREHFEINRHYIVIAALRGLADEGKINATTVAEAIKKYGINTDKINPLHA encoded by the coding sequence ATGACAGCTCAGACTGACCCACAAGGCGCTGGCATGCCCGCTGGCCTGGACCAACAAGAATCGCGAGAGTGGATGGATGCCCTCTCGGCCGTGATCGACCGTGAAGGTGCCGACTACGCACACAAGCTGATCGAAGATCTGCTTGAGCATGCACGCCAAAACAGCGTGGACATGCCTTTCTCGGCCAACACCGGCTATGTGAACACCATCGAGACCGACCACGAGGCCAAGTGCCCAGGCAACCTCGAAATCGAAGGCCGTCTGCGCGCCTACATGCGCTGGAACGCCATGGCCATGGTGGTCAAGGCCAACCGCGTGCACCCCCCCGAAGGTGGTGATCTGGGCGGCCACATCGGCTCCTTCGCTTCGCTGGCCAATATGTTTGCCGCCGGCTTCAACCACTTCTGGCACGCCGAGAACGAAAACCACGGTGGTGACTGCCTGTACATCCAGGGTCACGTATCGCCCGGCATTTACGCCCGCGCTTACCTGGAAGGTCGTATCTCCGAAGAGCAGCTGCTGAACTTCCGCCAGGAAGTGGACGGCAAGGGTCTGTCGAGCTACCCCCACCCCAAGCTGATGCCCGACTTCTGGCAGTTCCCTACGGTGTCCATGGGCCTGGGCCCGCTGATGGCCATCTACCAGGCACGTTTCCTGAAGTACCTGCACGCCCGTGGCATTGCCAACACCGAAAACCGCAAGGTCTGGGTGTTCTGCGGCGACGGTGAAATGGACGAAGTCGAATCCCTGGGCGCCATCGGCCTGGCCGCACGCGAAAACCTGGACAACCTGGTCTTCGTGATCAACTGCAATCTGCAGCGTCTGGACGGCCCGGTGCGCGGCAACGGCAAGATCATCCAGGAGCTGGAAGGCGAATTCCGCGGCGCTGGCTGGAACGTCATCAAGCTGCTGTGGGGCAAGGGCTGGGACGAGCTGCTGGCCAAGGACAAAGACGGCGTGCTCAAGAAGATCATGATGGAGTGCAACGACGGTGACTATCAGGCGATGAAGGCCAACGATGGTGCTTACGTTCGCAAGAACTTCTTCGGCCGCGATCCTCGTGCGCTGAAGATGGTCGAGCACATGAGCGACGACGAGATCTGGAATCTGCGCCGCGGCGGCCACGATTCGCAAAAGGTCTACGCTGCCTTTGCGGCTGCCAATACCCACAAGGGTCAACCCACCGTGCTGCTGGTCAAGACCGTCAAGGGCTTTGGCATGGGCAAGGTCGGCGAAGGCAAGAACAACGTTCACCAGACCAAGAAGCTGAGCGACGAGGACATCAAGGCCTTCCGCGACCGTTTCAACATTCCAATCCCCGACAGCCAGATCGCGGACATCCCCTTCTACAAGCCGGCCGACGACACGCCGGAAATGAAGTATCTGCACGAGCGCCGCAAGGCCCTGGGTGGTTACCTGCCTCACCGTCGCCAACAGGCCGACGAGCAGTTCACCGCGCCTACGCTGGATACCTTCAAGGCCATTCTGGAGCCCACACCTGAAGGCCGTGAGATCTCCACGACCCAGGCCTATGTGCGTTTCCTGACGCAGCTGCTGCGCGACAAGAACATCGGCCCCCGCGTGGTGCCCATCCTGGTGGACGAAGCCCGTACCTTCGGTATGGAAGGCCTGTTCCGCCAAGTCGGTATCTACAACCCCCACGGTCAGCAATACACCCCGGTCGACAAGGACCAGGTGATGTACTACCGCGAGGACAAGGCCGGCCAGATCCTGCAGGAAGGCATCAACGAAGCCGGCGGCATGTCCAGCTGGATCGCTGCGGCCACCAGCTACAGCCATAGCAACCGGGTCATGATCCCGTTCTATGTGTACTACTCGATGTTCGGCTTCCAGCGCATCGGCGATCTGGCCTGGGCTGCAGGCGATCTGCAAGCACGCGGCTTCCTGCTGGGCGGCACTTCGGGTCGCACCACGCTGAACGGCGAAGGCCTGCAGCACGAAGACGGTCACAGCCACATCCTGGCCAACACCATTCCTAACTGTGTGACTTACGACCCCACCTTCGCTCACGAAGTGGCCGTGATCATGCAGGACGGTCTGCGCCGCATGGTGCAGAACCAGGAAAACATCTTCTACTACATCACGCTGCTGAACGAAAACTACCCCATGCCCGGCCTCGCCGAAGGCACGGAAGAGCAGATCCTCAAGGGCATGTACATGGTCAAGCCTGGCCAGAAGGTGCCGGAGAGCGGACTGCGCGTGCAACTGCTGGGCTCGGGCACCATCCTGCGCGAATCCTTCTTTGCACAAGAGCTGCTGGAAAAGGACTGGGGTGTTGCCGCCGACGTGTGGAGCTGCCCATCGTTCAACGAACTGACCCGCGAAGGCCAGGAAGCCGATCGCTTCAACATGCTGCACCCACTGGAAGCCGCCAAGGTTCCATTCGTGGCACAGCAACTGGCGGCCCACCCCGGTCCAGTCGTTGCTTCGACCGATTACATGAAGGCCTACGCCGAGCAGATCCGTCCTTACATGCCCAAGGGCCGCACCTACAAGGTGCTGGGTACCGATGGTTTCGGTCGTTCGGACTTCCGTGCCAAGCTGCGCGAGCACTTCGAAATCAACCGCCACTACATCGTCATCGCTGCACTGCGCGGCCTGGCCGATGAAGGCAAGATCAACGCCACCACCGTGGCCGAAGCGATCAAGAAGTACGGTATCAACACCGACAAGATCAACCCGCTGCACGCCTAA
- the aceF gene encoding dihydrolipoyllysine-residue acetyltransferase has protein sequence MALTEIKVPDIGDFSEVGVIEVLVKVGDTIKVEQSLLTVESDKASMEIPSSHAGVVKEIKVALGDKVKEGSVIVVLETAEAAPAPAPAAAAPVAAAPAPVAAAPVAAAPVAAAPAASSTVDLKIPDIGDFKDVAVIEMLVKVGDTVTVEQSLFTVESDKASMEIPSPTAGTITALTIKVGDTVNIGDVVGQITVQGAAAAAAPVSTPAQAAAPVAAPVAAPAQAAAPVAAPAVAAAAPAHNPTVAPSGQLPHASPSVRKFARELGVPLAEVKGSGQKGRITADDVQAFTKSVMAGAVQTLAQQAAAPKASSGGNVGGLEVLAWPKIDFAKFGPVERKDLSRIKKISGANLHRNWVMIPHVTNNDLADITDLEAFRVSTNAESAKAKSDVKVTMLAFVIKALVAALKKFPEFNASLDGDTLVYKQYFNIGFAADTPNGLVVPVLKDADKKGIMQISQEMGELAKKARDGKLGAADMQGGCMSISSLGGIGGTNFTPIVNAPEVAILGLSKGQMTPVWDGKQFVPRLMLPLSLSYDHRVIDGALAARFNAYLGAVLADYRRILL, from the coding sequence ATGGCATTGACAGAAATCAAAGTCCCCGATATCGGCGACTTCTCCGAAGTCGGCGTGATCGAAGTGCTGGTCAAGGTGGGTGACACCATCAAGGTCGAGCAGTCGCTGCTGACCGTGGAATCCGACAAGGCTTCCATGGAAATCCCTTCCAGCCACGCTGGCGTGGTCAAGGAGATCAAGGTTGCTTTGGGCGACAAGGTCAAGGAAGGCTCCGTGATCGTGGTGCTGGAAACCGCGGAAGCGGCTCCCGCACCCGCTCCAGCCGCTGCGGCCCCCGTGGCTGCTGCACCTGCACCCGTGGCCGCCGCTCCTGTAGCTGCTGCACCGGTCGCTGCTGCGCCTGCTGCATCGTCCACTGTGGACCTGAAGATCCCCGACATCGGTGACTTCAAGGACGTGGCTGTGATTGAAATGCTGGTCAAGGTGGGTGACACCGTGACCGTGGAGCAATCGCTGTTCACCGTGGAGTCCGACAAGGCCTCGATGGAAATCCCATCGCCAACGGCTGGCACCATCACGGCGCTGACCATCAAGGTGGGCGACACCGTCAACATCGGTGATGTCGTGGGCCAGATCACGGTGCAAGGCGCTGCGGCTGCAGCGGCTCCCGTCTCCACTCCTGCCCAGGCAGCAGCTCCGGTTGCCGCCCCTGTGGCGGCTCCCGCCCAGGCTGCCGCTCCCGTGGCTGCTCCTGCAGTGGCTGCTGCTGCACCCGCCCACAACCCCACGGTGGCGCCTTCGGGCCAACTGCCACACGCCTCGCCTTCGGTGCGCAAGTTCGCTCGCGAACTGGGTGTGCCTCTGGCTGAAGTCAAGGGTTCGGGTCAGAAGGGTCGCATCACGGCTGACGACGTGCAAGCCTTCACCAAGTCGGTGATGGCCGGTGCTGTGCAGACCCTGGCGCAACAGGCAGCGGCTCCCAAGGCTTCGTCCGGCGGCAACGTCGGCGGCCTGGAAGTGCTGGCCTGGCCCAAGATCGACTTCGCCAAGTTCGGCCCGGTGGAACGCAAGGATCTGTCGCGCATCAAGAAGATCTCGGGCGCCAACCTGCACCGCAACTGGGTGATGATCCCCCACGTCACCAACAATGACCTGGCCGACATCACTGATCTGGAAGCCTTCCGCGTCTCGACCAATGCCGAAAGCGCAAAGGCCAAGAGCGATGTCAAGGTCACCATGCTGGCCTTCGTCATCAAGGCACTGGTGGCTGCACTCAAGAAGTTCCCTGAGTTCAACGCTTCGCTGGACGGCGACACCCTGGTCTACAAGCAGTACTTCAACATCGGTTTTGCCGCTGACACGCCCAACGGTCTCGTTGTGCCCGTGCTCAAGGATGCCGACAAGAAGGGCATCATGCAGATCAGCCAGGAAATGGGCGAGCTGGCCAAGAAGGCCCGCGACGGCAAGCTGGGCGCTGCCGATATGCAAGGCGGTTGCATGTCCATCTCGTCGCTGGGAGGCATTGGTGGCACCAACTTCACGCCTATCGTGAACGCGCCTGAAGTGGCAATTCTGGGCCTGTCCAAGGGCCAGATGACCCCGGTGTGGGATGGCAAGCAATTTGTGCCCCGCCTGATGCTGCCTCTGAGCCTGTCGTACGACCACCGCGTCATCGACGGCGCGCTGGCCGCCCGCTTCAACGCCTATCTGGGCGCTGTGCTGGCCGACTACCGCCGCATCCTGCTCTAA
- the lpdA gene encoding dihydrolipoyl dehydrogenase: MSLIDIKVPNIGDFAEVGVIELLVQPGDTVAVDQSLLTVESDKASMEIPSSHAGVVKAILVKVGDKVAEGSVIISLEAAAGAAAPAAAAPAPAAQAPAPVAAPVAAAPAPVASNFSGTVDFDCDVVVIGGGPGGYSAAFRAADLGLKVVLVERYKTLGGVCLNVGCIPSKALLHVAAVMDEVKHLEVAGVKFAAPEVNIDQLRGHKEKVIGKLTGGLGQMAKMRKVTIVRGYGNFVSANHIEVDETTGDAQEKTGSKKIVQFKNAIIAAGSQAVHLPFMPKDPRVVDSTGALDLKEVPKRMLILGGGIIGLEMGTVYSTLGARLDVVEMMDGLMQGADRDLVKIWQKMNAPRFDNIMVNTKTVGAEATPEGIKVSFAPAKDGITVPEPQTYDLVLQAVGRTPNGKKISAEKAGVAVTDRGFIDVDIQMRTNVPNIFAIGDIVGQPMLAHKAVHEAHVAAEVIAGELQGNKELAAAAFNARVIPSVAYTDPEVAWVGLTEDQAKAQGIKVKKGLFPWAASGRAIANGRDEGVTKLLFDDSPEAHGHGRILGGGMVGTHAGDMIGEVALAIEMGADTVDIGKTIHPHPTLGESIGMAAEVAHGSCTDVPPQRK; the protein is encoded by the coding sequence ATGAGCCTCATCGATATCAAGGTACCCAACATTGGCGACTTCGCCGAAGTGGGCGTGATCGAACTGCTGGTTCAGCCCGGTGACACCGTGGCTGTGGACCAATCGCTGTTGACCGTGGAGTCCGACAAGGCCTCCATGGAGATCCCCTCCAGCCACGCTGGTGTGGTCAAGGCCATCCTGGTCAAGGTCGGCGACAAGGTTGCCGAAGGCTCGGTCATCATCTCGCTGGAAGCCGCAGCCGGTGCTGCCGCTCCTGCAGCAGCTGCCCCTGCACCCGCAGCGCAAGCTCCCGCACCCGTGGCAGCCCCTGTTGCCGCAGCTCCCGCTCCCGTGGCCAGCAACTTCAGCGGCACGGTCGATTTCGACTGTGACGTGGTGGTCATCGGCGGCGGCCCTGGCGGTTACTCCGCAGCCTTCCGTGCGGCCGACCTGGGTCTGAAGGTCGTGCTGGTCGAGCGTTACAAGACGCTGGGCGGCGTGTGCCTGAACGTGGGTTGCATCCCATCCAAGGCGTTGCTGCACGTGGCAGCCGTGATGGACGAAGTCAAGCACCTGGAAGTGGCCGGCGTGAAGTTTGCCGCTCCCGAAGTGAACATCGACCAGCTGCGCGGCCACAAAGAAAAGGTCATCGGCAAGCTGACCGGCGGTCTGGGCCAGATGGCCAAGATGCGCAAGGTCACCATCGTGCGCGGCTACGGCAACTTCGTGTCTGCCAACCACATCGAAGTGGATGAAACCACGGGCGACGCACAGGAAAAGACCGGCAGCAAGAAGATCGTTCAGTTCAAGAACGCCATCATTGCTGCCGGCTCGCAAGCCGTGCACCTGCCCTTCATGCCCAAGGACCCCCGCGTGGTCGATTCCACCGGTGCGCTGGATCTGAAGGAAGTGCCCAAGCGCATGCTGATCTTGGGCGGCGGCATCATCGGCCTGGAAATGGGCACCGTCTACTCCACGCTGGGCGCACGCCTGGACGTGGTGGAAATGATGGACGGCCTGATGCAAGGCGCTGACCGCGATCTGGTCAAGATCTGGCAAAAGATGAACGCGCCGCGTTTCGACAACATCATGGTCAACACCAAGACCGTGGGTGCCGAAGCTACGCCCGAAGGCATCAAGGTCTCGTTCGCTCCTGCCAAGGACGGCATCACCGTGCCAGAACCCCAGACCTACGACCTGGTTCTGCAAGCCGTGGGCCGCACGCCCAATGGCAAGAAGATCAGCGCCGAAAAGGCCGGCGTGGCCGTGACCGACCGCGGCTTTATCGACGTCGATATCCAGATGCGCACCAACGTGCCCAACATCTTCGCCATCGGCGACATCGTGGGTCAGCCCATGCTGGCACACAAGGCCGTGCACGAAGCCCATGTGGCCGCTGAAGTCATCGCCGGTGAACTGCAAGGAAACAAGGAACTGGCAGCCGCCGCCTTCAACGCCCGCGTGATCCCGTCCGTGGCTTACACCGACCCCGAAGTGGCATGGGTGGGTCTGACCGAAGACCAGGCCAAGGCACAAGGCATCAAGGTCAAGAAGGGCCTGTTCCCATGGGCTGCCTCCGGCCGCGCCATTGCCAACGGCCGCGATGAAGGCGTGACCAAGCTGCTGTTTGACGACTCCCCTGAAGCCCACGGCCACGGCCGTATTCTGGGCGGCGGCATGGTCGGCACACACGCTGGCGACATGATCGGCGAAGTGGCTCTGGCCATCGAAATGGGGGCTGACACCGTGGACATCGGCAAGACTATCCACCCCCACCCAACCCTTGGCGAGTCCATCGGCATGGCGGCGGAAGTGGCTCACGGTTCTTGCACGGACGTGCCACCACAGCGCAAGTAA